A region from the Desulfobacterales bacterium genome encodes:
- a CDS encoding TonB C-terminal domain-containing protein, with protein sequence MPATTDSKIKLIPSYISVDIIPSVPDIANNSKKETTSYKKTEEKPQPKKEEPQKIKSEPKIEEKIEPKEKPKEKPELKEKVEKPKTETISIPDKDKPKPKPKPKPKPKPEPKKIEKRSSYEEVKKAIKKIEKQVDSDRPNSVSKAIEKLKHDIKNDGNPKESESSGLSGLPYKSSLNPIEIYHQEIWAKVLSNWVFAEELAGRSPGLETRIAIKIMANGDVRDIWIEKRSGNTYLDDSAYKTVLKSTPLPPLPEGYPYYDVVLGFTPYGLK encoded by the coding sequence ATGCCAGCTACAACTGATAGTAAAATAAAGCTTATTCCTTCATATATTAGTGTTGATATCATACCCTCTGTTCCAGATATTGCAAATAATTCAAAAAAAGAAACTACTTCTTATAAAAAAACAGAAGAAAAGCCTCAACCAAAAAAAGAAGAACCTCAGAAAATAAAATCCGAACCTAAAATTGAGGAAAAAATCGAACCTAAAGAAAAGCCTAAAGAAAAGCCCGAACTCAAAGAAAAAGTCGAAAAGCCAAAAACTGAAACTATTTCTATTCCTGATAAGGATAAACCAAAGCCAAAACCAAAGCCAAAACCAAAACCAAAGCCAGAACCTAAAAAAATAGAAAAAAGATCGTCTTATGAAGAGGTGAAAAAGGCAATTAAAAAAATAGAAAAACAAGTAGACTCTGACAGGCCAAATTCTGTTTCAAAAGCAATAGAAAAATTAAAACACGATATAAAAAATGATGGAAATCCCAAAGAATCAGAATCATCAGGATTGTCAGGACTACCTTACAAAAGCTCATTAAATCCAATTGAAATTTATCATCAAGAAATATGGGCAAAAGTTTTAAGTAACTGGGTTTTTGCAGAAGAACTTGCAGGCAGGTCCCCTGGTTTAGAAACAAGAATAGCTATAAAAATTATGGCTAACGGAGATGTAAGGGATATATGGATTGAAAAAAGATCAGGAAATACTTATCTTGACGATTCGGCATATAAAACTGTTTTAAAATCAACACCGTTGCCTCCTTTGCCTGAAGGCTATCCATATTATGACGTTGTATTAGGTTTTACTCCCTATGGATTAAAATAA
- the tolR gene encoding protein TolR has translation MQGASNNNSQLMSEINVTPLVDVMLVLLIIFMVTAPMMIQGENVALPTTESSPLDADENQIVITINEKKEVFINEVPVQLNLLKEKLKNILENRREQQVLIRADRSLLYETVIEVMSEVKGAGAQKLGLVTEPKSKS, from the coding sequence ATGCAAGGAGCAAGTAATAATAACAGCCAATTAATGTCAGAAATAAATGTAACTCCTCTTGTTGACGTTATGTTAGTTCTTTTGATAATATTCATGGTAACAGCTCCTATGATGATTCAAGGAGAGAACGTAGCACTTCCTACTACTGAATCATCCCCCCTTGATGCTGATGAAAATCAAATAGTAATAACTATAAATGAAAAAAAAGAGGTTTTTATCAATGAAGTTCCTGTTCAGTTAAACCTTTTAAAAGAAAAGCTTAAAAACATTCTTGAAAATAGAAGGGAACAACAGGTACTCATAAGGGCAGATAGAAGCTTGTTATATGAAACAGTTATAGAGGTTATGTCTGAAGTGAAAGGAGCAGGAGCTCAAAAATTAGGGTTAGTAACAGAACCTAAATCCAAATCATAA
- the tolQ gene encoding protein TolQ, with protein MNSVLNMISGSGLMVQFILLLLFLFSVSTWTIVLIKFFYIKKAYNESNLFTDLFWKSKNLSEAFAITKQFPNSPIARVFRIGYLELKKISQAGTKQVQSTGTISGEITSIDNVQRALRRSTNTEINRLTELVPFLATAGNTTPFIGLFGTVWGIMNSFHDIGKKGAANLATVAPGISEALIATAAGLAVAIPAVIAFNYFMNRVRVFESELQSFSADFLNIIERDILLRQKGTS; from the coding sequence ATGAACAGTGTATTAAACATGATAAGCGGTTCTGGATTAATGGTCCAGTTTATTCTTTTACTTTTATTCCTTTTTTCAGTATCAACATGGACAATCGTATTAATTAAATTTTTTTACATAAAAAAAGCCTATAATGAATCTAATCTTTTTACAGATCTTTTTTGGAAAAGCAAAAATCTTTCAGAAGCATTTGCAATAACTAAGCAGTTTCCTAATAGTCCCATCGCAAGAGTGTTTCGCATTGGCTATTTAGAATTAAAAAAAATTTCTCAGGCAGGAACAAAGCAAGTGCAAAGTACTGGAACAATTTCTGGAGAAATTACAAGCATAGATAATGTTCAGAGAGCTCTTCGAAGGTCAACTAATACTGAAATTAACAGGCTTACAGAGTTAGTTCCTTTTCTTGCAACTGCTGGAAATACAACCCCTTTCATTGGATTGTTTGGAACTGTTTGGGGAATTATGAACTCATTTCATGATATTGGCAAAAAAGGGGCAGCAAATCTTGCTACAGTTGCTCCTGGAATATCTGAAGCTTTAATAGCTACAGCCGCTGGACTCGCAGTAGCTATACCTGCTGTAATAGCTTTCAACTATTTTATGAACAGAGTTAGAGTATTTGAATCGGAGCTTCAAAGTTTTTCTGCTGATTTTTTAAATATCATTGAAAGAGATATCTTATTGCGACAAAAAGGAACAAGTTAA